A window of Longispora fulva contains these coding sequences:
- a CDS encoding acetylserotonin O-methyltransferase: MTLRLENANPLTPDDLTLLLFGAAAFQQLRAGCELGLFELLHAEPGRTRDEIARRLGLADRAVDTLLLGTTSLRLTTLAAGSYSNCAVVDALFASGDWGRFADVVGFEQYVVYAGQADYTESLRDNTNIGLRRVPGEGPDLYHRLAEDPFLGGVFYRYMRSWSELANRSLTERVDFDSVSRVLDMGGGDGVNALALAEAHPHLFVTVVDLPENLHVARGRIAAAGLADRVSVYAADMFTDPLPGGHDCVLFSHQLVIWTPEENVALLRRAHEALEPGGRVVIFSSMSRDDGTGPVMAALDSVYFTAIPAEGGMIYPAGRYLEWTKEAGFDNAAFTDCSAWTPHGIVQATRA; encoded by the coding sequence ATGACGTTGCGCCTGGAGAATGCGAACCCGCTCACGCCCGACGACCTGACGCTCCTACTGTTCGGTGCGGCCGCGTTTCAGCAGCTCAGGGCAGGTTGCGAGCTCGGCCTCTTCGAGCTGCTGCACGCCGAACCGGGACGGACCCGCGACGAGATCGCCCGCCGCCTCGGTCTCGCCGACCGCGCCGTGGACACCCTGCTGCTCGGCACCACGAGCCTGCGGCTGACGACACTGGCCGCCGGCTCGTACAGCAACTGCGCGGTCGTGGACGCCCTGTTCGCCTCGGGCGACTGGGGCCGGTTCGCCGACGTGGTCGGCTTCGAGCAGTACGTGGTCTACGCCGGCCAGGCCGACTACACCGAGTCACTGCGCGACAACACCAACATCGGGTTGCGCCGGGTGCCCGGCGAGGGACCGGACCTCTACCACCGGCTCGCCGAGGACCCGTTCCTCGGCGGGGTGTTCTACCGGTACATGCGGTCGTGGTCGGAGCTCGCCAACCGTTCGCTCACCGAGCGGGTCGACTTCGACTCCGTCAGCCGGGTGCTGGACATGGGCGGCGGCGACGGGGTGAACGCCCTCGCGCTGGCCGAGGCCCACCCGCACCTGTTCGTCACCGTCGTCGACCTGCCAGAGAACCTGCACGTCGCCCGGGGCCGGATCGCGGCGGCCGGGCTCGCCGACCGGGTGTCGGTGTACGCCGCGGACATGTTCACCGACCCGCTGCCCGGCGGCCACGACTGCGTGCTGTTCTCCCACCAGCTCGTCATCTGGACCCCGGAGGAGAACGTCGCCCTGCTCCGCCGCGCGCACGAGGCCCTCGAGCCCGGCGGCCGGGTGGTCATCTTCAGCTCGATGTCCCGCGACGACGGGACCGGCCCGGTGATGGCGGCCCTCGACAGCGTCTACTTCACGGCCATCCCGGCCGAGGGCGGCATGATCTACCCCGCCGGGCGGTACCTGGAGTGGACGAAGGAGGCCGGCTTCGACAACGCGGCGTTCACCGACTGCTCGGCCTGGACCCCGCACGGCATCGTCCAGGCCACCCGCGCCTGA
- a CDS encoding HEPN domain-containing protein, with protein sequence MLATFETVGGIHTTATWLNQGPELKVIIGSLVTMRASRIFGENRFLNVCSAAEGFHRSTLTDVVRMDPAEYKAMKKALKEHVPAEHREWFDNSLAHANDPSLNQRLQGLVDRLDMIGADLIGDAKAWGSVISGCRNDLTHLEAERAHYDGKDLYVLAESVFNTTRLCLLLYAGLDPARLPKLAKSEPLRGTGFLLRETVTRLAETQRTQRKDRKKKVAP encoded by the coding sequence ATGCTGGCCACGTTCGAAACGGTGGGCGGAATCCACACGACTGCGACTTGGCTCAACCAAGGACCCGAGCTGAAGGTCATCATCGGGTCCCTCGTGACGATGCGGGCCAGCCGGATCTTCGGCGAGAACCGGTTCCTCAACGTCTGCTCGGCAGCCGAAGGCTTCCACCGGTCGACGCTCACCGACGTCGTTCGCATGGACCCGGCCGAGTACAAGGCGATGAAGAAAGCGCTAAAGGAACACGTTCCTGCCGAGCACCGCGAGTGGTTCGACAACTCACTAGCCCACGCCAACGACCCCAGCCTGAACCAACGGCTCCAAGGCTTGGTCGATCGGCTCGACATGATTGGCGCGGACTTGATCGGAGATGCGAAGGCCTGGGGCAGCGTGATTTCTGGGTGCCGCAATGACCTTACCCACCTCGAAGCCGAGCGAGCTCACTACGACGGCAAAGACCTTTACGTGCTGGCTGAATCGGTATTCAACACAACCCGCTTGTGCCTTCTGCTGTACGCGGGGCTGGACCCAGCACGGCTGCCAAAGCTGGCCAAGTCCGAGCCCCTTCGGGGAACAGGATTCCTACTACGGGAAACCGTTACCCGCCTGGCCGAGACGCAGAGAACGCAGCGGAAGGATCGGAAGAAGAAAGTCGCCCCGTGA
- a CDS encoding Imm1 family immunity protein, with translation MRLVIEWGTDPYVREPVETLAELDAALSRATAALSEDGLPVMITLYNPEELTSPDGIHVGLFFGVGPERATVQWSGKGESLQGFSPEVKPWDGEPIEFDFGGVPTEETPETVRVLPAAALQAARQFTTTGERPACLEWLAV, from the coding sequence GTGAGGCTGGTCATCGAATGGGGCACCGACCCGTACGTCCGCGAGCCGGTAGAAACGCTGGCCGAGCTGGACGCCGCGCTGAGCCGAGCCACGGCTGCACTGAGCGAAGATGGCCTTCCCGTCATGATCACTCTGTACAACCCCGAGGAACTGACCTCGCCGGATGGCATCCACGTGGGGCTGTTCTTCGGGGTGGGCCCCGAGCGGGCCACCGTTCAGTGGTCAGGCAAGGGCGAAAGCCTCCAGGGCTTCAGCCCGGAGGTGAAGCCCTGGGATGGCGAGCCGATCGAGTTCGACTTCGGCGGCGTGCCCACCGAGGAGACACCCGAAACTGTGCGCGTACTGCCCGCTGCGGCCCTACAAGCCGCTCGGCAGTTCACGACTACCGGCGAGCGGCCGGCCTGCCTGGAGTGGCTGGCCGTCTGA
- a CDS encoding glutathione S-transferase family protein: MPVASPVDFATFGDYTVTSPSSGPPGRFRGRVTADGSSGWRAEPGRYHLYVSLACPWAHRSIIVRGLKGLEDVVGMTVLDPVRDGRGWAFRDGPGHTADPVNDFALLRDAYEATEPGYDGHVSVPVLWDRETGRIVSSNYPDVTLDLGGAFDAWATPLDLYPEPLRPDIDALNERIYTTLNKGVYRCGLVRSQAAYDRAVATVFGTLDELERRLATRRFLFGDQLTEADVRLYVTLARFDAVYGPHQRANLRRLADYPTLWAYTRDLYEIPAFGGSTDLDHIRRHYYRTQSALNPSRIVPAGPVPDFTAPHGRGPRFVPGGGVR, encoded by the coding sequence ATGCCTGTTGCCAGCCCGGTGGACTTCGCGACATTCGGCGACTACACGGTCACCTCCCCCTCGAGCGGCCCGCCCGGCCGGTTCCGGGGCCGGGTGACGGCCGACGGGAGCAGCGGCTGGCGGGCCGAGCCGGGGCGGTACCACCTCTACGTCTCCCTCGCCTGCCCCTGGGCGCACCGGTCGATCATCGTGCGGGGCCTCAAGGGACTCGAGGACGTGGTCGGCATGACCGTTCTCGACCCGGTGCGCGACGGGCGCGGCTGGGCGTTCCGCGACGGCCCCGGCCACACCGCCGACCCGGTCAACGACTTCGCCCTGCTCCGCGACGCCTACGAGGCCACGGAGCCCGGCTACGACGGCCACGTCTCCGTCCCCGTGCTGTGGGACCGGGAGACCGGCCGGATCGTCAGCAGCAACTACCCTGACGTCACCCTCGACCTGGGCGGCGCGTTCGACGCCTGGGCCACGCCGCTGGACCTGTACCCGGAGCCGCTGCGCCCCGACATCGACGCCCTCAACGAGCGGATCTACACCACCCTCAACAAGGGGGTGTACCGGTGCGGTCTCGTCCGCTCCCAGGCCGCGTACGACCGGGCGGTGGCCACGGTGTTCGGGACCCTCGACGAGCTGGAGCGGCGCCTGGCGACCCGCCGGTTCCTGTTCGGCGACCAGCTCACCGAGGCCGACGTCCGGCTGTACGTGACCCTGGCCCGCTTCGACGCGGTGTACGGACCACACCAGCGGGCCAACCTGCGCCGGCTCGCCGACTACCCGACCCTGTGGGCGTACACCCGCGACCTGTACGAGATCCCGGCGTTCGGCGGCAGCACCGACCTCGACCACATCCGCCGGCACTACTACCGCACCCAGTCGGCCCTCAACCCGTCCCGGATCGTGCCCGCCGGCCCGGTGCCGGACTTCACCGCGCCGCACGGCCGAGGACCCCGTTTTGTCCCCGGCGGAGGGGTCCGGTAA
- a CDS encoding helix-turn-helix domain-containing protein, which produces MTGTANGTQHPLTYIRGERGWSLREVAELVQRGSGLNMATWRQKVYRWERGVVPEMTAQYALADALGVDQTAVDAIGWPGWLHLATATTPADDGEWTIENARKVLAALVESGSTDRRGFLIYGGSALSSIAAGWADTPPEPIADGLDGGRVGTNAIAGLQLRVAELWRLDDTLGGGSCLQAAAADLRMVDALLRQARHTGPVGRELLSTAASLARFAGWAAFDCGHLAAAQRYWHGALRAAHAAHDTVQGIYILSNLALQAIYAGDGRTAVDLLEAARAQLDPAHRIVAAMLDAWQVRAHAILGEQRQASQLLNRADDLWANRRDGDDPDWVYWMPQPSLTAEAGTAMINLRQLSHADELLHAGLATLSPAATRDRNLYLVRIAETSLSAGRLDEAMASARAAIDAAAGVDSSRVTQRLTGLLDQLPADEPGTAEVREYWRAARQVTALVR; this is translated from the coding sequence ATGACTGGCACCGCGAACGGCACACAGCACCCCCTGACCTACATACGTGGGGAACGCGGCTGGAGCCTGCGGGAGGTCGCCGAGCTGGTCCAACGCGGCTCGGGCCTGAACATGGCCACCTGGCGGCAGAAGGTCTACCGCTGGGAACGCGGCGTGGTCCCGGAGATGACGGCTCAGTACGCCCTGGCCGACGCGCTCGGCGTCGATCAGACGGCCGTGGACGCGATCGGCTGGCCCGGGTGGCTTCATCTGGCGACGGCGACCACGCCGGCGGACGACGGCGAATGGACCATCGAGAACGCTCGTAAAGTCCTGGCGGCGCTCGTAGAGTCAGGAAGCACGGATCGGCGAGGATTTCTCATCTACGGCGGGTCGGCGCTGTCCAGCATCGCCGCAGGCTGGGCCGATACTCCACCCGAACCGATCGCCGATGGTCTCGATGGCGGTCGGGTCGGCACCAACGCGATAGCCGGTCTCCAACTTCGGGTGGCCGAACTCTGGCGGCTGGACGACACCCTCGGCGGGGGCTCGTGCCTCCAGGCCGCCGCCGCAGACCTACGGATGGTTGACGCACTACTACGCCAGGCCCGACACACCGGGCCGGTTGGCCGCGAGCTGCTGTCAACGGCCGCGAGCCTCGCCCGGTTCGCAGGTTGGGCCGCCTTCGACTGCGGGCACCTTGCCGCCGCCCAGCGGTACTGGCACGGCGCGCTACGGGCCGCACACGCCGCCCACGACACCGTGCAAGGGATCTACATCCTGTCCAACCTCGCCCTTCAGGCCATCTACGCCGGGGACGGCCGGACCGCCGTCGACCTGCTCGAAGCGGCCCGCGCCCAGCTCGACCCCGCTCACCGGATCGTCGCCGCGATGCTCGACGCCTGGCAGGTCCGGGCCCACGCCATCCTCGGCGAGCAGCGCCAGGCATCCCAGCTCCTAAACCGGGCTGACGATCTCTGGGCCAACCGGCGGGACGGGGACGATCCCGACTGGGTCTATTGGATGCCTCAACCCAGCCTGACCGCCGAGGCCGGCACGGCGATGATCAACCTTCGGCAGCTCAGCCACGCCGACGAGCTGCTACACGCCGGACTGGCCACCCTGTCACCTGCCGCGACCCGGGACCGGAATCTGTACCTGGTCCGCATCGCGGAGACCAGCCTCAGCGCGGGCCGGCTGGACGAGGCCATGGCGAGCGCCCGGGCCGCCATCGACGCCGCCGCCGGGGTCGACTCCAGCCGAGTGACCCAGCGGCTCACTGGCCTTCTGGACCAGCTTCCGGCCGACGAGCCGGGGACCGCCGAGGTACGAGAGTACTGGCGGGCGGCTCGTCAGGTGACGGCCCTCGTCAGGTGA
- a CDS encoding phosphoribosyltransferase, producing MRYRDREHAGLVLAELVAVEADLGADPLVLGLVRGGVPVAAALAGALRLPLDALVVRKLGVPGAPEVAFGALGPAGVRVINDDIAIHLDDREMAAVEHREAVELVRREELYRAGRPAPELKGRTALIVDDGLATGATARAAVAVARLLGADRVLVAAPVGSPEAVDLVAGEADGVVCPEVPARFMAVGLSYADFGQVPDTEVLRLLAG from the coding sequence GTGAGATACCGCGACCGCGAACACGCCGGGCTCGTCCTGGCCGAACTCGTGGCCGTCGAGGCCGACCTGGGCGCGGACCCCCTGGTCCTCGGGCTGGTCCGGGGCGGGGTGCCCGTGGCCGCCGCCCTGGCCGGGGCGCTCCGGCTGCCCCTGGACGCCCTGGTGGTCCGCAAGCTCGGCGTCCCGGGGGCCCCGGAGGTGGCGTTCGGCGCGCTCGGGCCGGCCGGGGTGCGGGTGATCAACGACGACATCGCGATCCACCTGGACGACCGGGAGATGGCCGCCGTCGAGCACCGGGAGGCCGTCGAGCTGGTCCGCCGCGAGGAGCTCTACCGGGCCGGTCGCCCGGCGCCGGAGCTGAAGGGCCGCACCGCGCTGATCGTCGACGACGGGCTGGCCACCGGGGCCACGGCCCGGGCCGCCGTCGCGGTGGCCCGGCTGCTGGGCGCGGACCGGGTGCTGGTCGCCGCGCCGGTCGGGTCGCCGGAGGCGGTGGACCTGGTGGCCGGGGAGGCCGACGGGGTGGTGTGCCCCGAGGTGCCGGCCCGGTTCATGGCCGTGGGCCTGTCCTACGCCGACTTCGGCCAGGTCCCGGACACGGAGGTGCTCCGACTGCTGGCCGGCTAG
- a CDS encoding response regulator transcription factor has translation MTRAWRVLVVDDDPAIGRALGRGLSLAGFVVELASGGLRALELVASSAPDAIVLDVSMPDISGIEVCRRLRAAGCDLPVLMLSALDEVDDRVAGLAAGADDYVVKPFAIAEVELRLAALVRRVGAAPHGVHVVGGLAVDTDARRVTIDGVPVELTRREFDVLELLARNAGIVLGRSQVLERVWGYDFDVRTDAVDTIISYLRRKLEADGRRRILHTVRGTGFVLRDDGNW, from the coding sequence GTGACGCGGGCGTGGCGGGTTCTGGTGGTGGACGACGATCCGGCGATCGGCCGGGCGTTGGGCCGCGGATTGTCCCTGGCGGGGTTCGTCGTGGAGCTGGCCTCCGGCGGGCTTCGGGCCCTGGAGCTGGTCGCCTCCTCCGCCCCGGACGCGATCGTCCTGGACGTGTCGATGCCGGACATCTCCGGGATCGAGGTGTGCCGGCGGTTGCGGGCCGCGGGCTGTGACCTGCCGGTCCTGATGCTCTCCGCCCTCGACGAGGTCGACGACCGGGTCGCCGGGCTCGCCGCGGGGGCCGACGACTACGTGGTCAAGCCGTTCGCGATCGCCGAGGTGGAGCTGCGGCTGGCCGCCCTGGTCCGCAGGGTCGGGGCCGCTCCGCACGGCGTGCACGTCGTGGGCGGCCTGGCGGTGGACACCGACGCGCGCCGGGTCACGATCGACGGCGTCCCGGTGGAACTGACCCGGCGCGAGTTCGACGTGCTGGAGCTGCTGGCCCGCAACGCCGGCATCGTCCTCGGCCGCTCCCAGGTCCTCGAACGGGTCTGGGGCTACGATTTCGACGTGCGCACCGACGCCGTGGACACGATCATCTCCTACCTGCGGCGCAAGCTGGAGGCCGACGGCCGCCGCCGGATCCTGCACACCGTGCGCGGTACCGGATTCGTCCTGCGCGATGACGGGAACTGGTAG
- a CDS encoding ASCH domain-containing protein, giving the protein MWGRIDGLRTLDLGTAGDLRTRLNALVLLGSKRATAGLLDLDYLDESEKPEQVGERLVLVDDVGDRVAEVEVTAVELTRLGQVTWEFVEALGEGFASVDDWRRECEEYWAKRGQDVDDQSRVVCVRFRLV; this is encoded by the coding sequence ATGTGGGGGAGAATCGACGGACTGCGCACCCTGGACCTCGGCACGGCCGGTGACCTGCGCACCCGGCTGAACGCCCTGGTCCTGCTCGGCAGCAAGCGCGCCACCGCCGGGCTGCTGGACCTCGACTACCTGGACGAGTCCGAGAAGCCCGAGCAGGTCGGGGAGCGGCTCGTGCTCGTCGACGACGTGGGCGACCGGGTCGCCGAGGTCGAGGTGACCGCGGTGGAGCTGACCCGGCTCGGCCAGGTGACCTGGGAGTTCGTCGAGGCGCTGGGGGAGGGGTTCGCGTCGGTGGACGACTGGCGGCGCGAGTGCGAGGAGTACTGGGCCAAGCGCGGCCAGGACGTCGACGACCAGTCCCGGGTGGTGTGCGTCCGGTTCCGCCTGGTCTAG
- a CDS encoding type II toxin-antitoxin system HicA family toxin, with protein sequence MGSRWPSVNAPKMLRLLQKLGYVITRQNGSHRYLQAEGHGVIIFAFHDSATIAPHIVRKILIRDVGLTIDEAWEVLKHV encoded by the coding sequence ATGGGAAGCCGGTGGCCGTCGGTCAATGCGCCGAAAATGCTGCGGTTGCTCCAGAAGCTTGGCTACGTGATCACCCGCCAAAACGGGTCACACCGATACCTTCAGGCCGAAGGGCACGGCGTCATCATATTTGCGTTCCACGACAGCGCTACCATCGCTCCCCACATTGTGAGGAAGATACTGATCAGGGATGTTGGGCTGACCATCGATGAGGCTTGGGAGGTGCTCAAGCATGTCTGA
- a CDS encoding DUF1304 domain-containing protein, translating to MNLAAQIFAVLAGLLHVVIFAMESVLFRQPAVHGRFLVKADELTAVRPWALNQGFYNLFLALGALGGVLAVHIADTATAGAAVALFACGCMLGAALVLLVTDRRMIRAAAMQGTFPLLALLCAAVL from the coding sequence ATGAACCTCGCCGCACAGATCTTCGCCGTCCTCGCCGGGCTCCTGCACGTGGTCATCTTCGCGATGGAGAGCGTCCTGTTCCGCCAGCCCGCGGTGCACGGCCGGTTCCTCGTCAAGGCCGACGAGCTCACCGCCGTCCGGCCATGGGCCCTCAACCAGGGCTTCTACAACCTGTTCCTGGCTCTCGGCGCGCTCGGCGGCGTTCTCGCGGTGCACATCGCCGACACCGCGACGGCCGGCGCGGCGGTCGCGCTGTTCGCGTGCGGGTGCATGCTGGGCGCGGCCCTGGTGCTGCTGGTCACGGACCGCCGGATGATCCGCGCGGCGGCCATGCAGGGCACGTTCCCGCTCCTGGCGCTCCTGTGCGCGGCGGTTCTCTAG
- a CDS encoding DddA-like double-stranded DNA deaminase toxin, translated as MSDLARRLVLGPGVKVAGTVSLNDGGVITSGSRYQIVDNAATLKTDIEPFVRPGNIGLAHVEGHIAALIRERAKALGQQVHATAVLTREPCPGDRGCHENLHKMLPFGSTLRVYVRQADGTLKQFKIYEGTGQGVKP; from the coding sequence ATCTCCGACCTTGCCCGCCGCCTGGTCCTCGGCCCCGGGGTCAAGGTGGCGGGCACGGTCAGCCTCAACGACGGCGGCGTGATCACTAGCGGTTCGCGGTACCAGATCGTCGACAACGCGGCCACGTTGAAGACCGACATCGAGCCGTTCGTTCGGCCCGGCAACATCGGCTTGGCTCACGTCGAGGGGCACATCGCGGCGCTGATCCGCGAGCGAGCCAAAGCCCTCGGCCAGCAGGTTCACGCCACAGCCGTTTTGACCCGCGAACCCTGCCCTGGTGATCGTGGCTGCCATGAGAACCTGCACAAGATGCTTCCCTTTGGCTCGACGCTGCGGGTGTACGTCCGCCAGGCTGACGGCACACTGAAGCAGTTCAAGATCTACGAAGGCACCGGACAAGGAGTGAAGCCGTGA
- a CDS encoding sensor histidine kinase, translating into MRLSTRFALLAAVAVPVLVLVSSFGLLAWLRADLKLERDDRLHDRAVAVAAAPKVDGLVGEGGVIISTRAGERAVGDVPAGGRLPNRAGPFTLTSAGELWRGYAVMPGDDRRVYALEPNSALTNRLGQQRRRMFAVAGLSVPIAALAGFALGSAATRPLRRLQRRAAVAGATPGQRTDLVTGVAEVDDVARALDASLAQRDAQQARTAHALKAARSFAAAAAHELRTPLTSMRTNLELLGHPRLSEPERGEVLSDLSAEHARLLGLLSVLRALTHAELAQPEQFVRTDLVEIAGAAVHSAGSRHPGAEFRLETDGPVPADCWPDGIRMTLDNLLDNAVLHGAAPVTVTVAAADGAATLTVSDSGHGVPQEDRVGVFERFHRRADSPGSGLGLTLVAEVAELHRGTVTIGGEPGGGARFQVRIPESGGPAPVDWLRIGP; encoded by the coding sequence ATGCGCCTGTCCACCCGGTTCGCCCTGCTCGCGGCCGTCGCCGTGCCCGTCCTGGTGCTGGTGTCCAGCTTCGGGCTGCTCGCCTGGCTGCGCGCCGACCTGAAACTCGAACGCGACGACCGGCTGCACGACCGGGCCGTGGCCGTGGCAGCGGCTCCCAAGGTCGACGGCCTGGTCGGCGAGGGCGGCGTGATCATCAGTACCCGGGCGGGGGAGCGCGCGGTCGGGGACGTGCCCGCCGGGGGGCGGCTGCCCAACCGGGCCGGGCCGTTCACGCTGACCAGCGCCGGCGAGCTGTGGCGCGGGTACGCCGTCATGCCCGGCGACGACCGCCGGGTCTACGCTCTGGAACCCAACTCCGCCCTGACCAACCGGCTCGGCCAGCAGCGCCGCCGGATGTTCGCCGTCGCCGGCCTGTCGGTGCCGATCGCGGCCCTGGCCGGGTTCGCCCTCGGCAGCGCGGCGACCCGGCCGCTGCGCCGGCTCCAGCGGCGCGCGGCGGTGGCGGGCGCGACCCCCGGGCAGCGGACCGACCTGGTCACCGGGGTCGCCGAGGTCGACGACGTGGCCAGGGCCCTGGACGCCAGCCTGGCCCAGCGCGACGCCCAGCAGGCCCGTACGGCGCACGCGCTGAAGGCCGCCCGGTCGTTCGCGGCGGCGGCGGCTCACGAGCTGCGCACCCCGCTGACCAGTATGCGCACCAACCTGGAGCTGCTCGGCCACCCCCGGCTGTCCGAGCCGGAACGCGGCGAGGTGCTCTCCGACCTGTCGGCGGAGCACGCGCGGCTGCTCGGCCTGCTCAGTGTCCTGCGCGCCCTGACGCACGCCGAGCTGGCCCAGCCGGAGCAGTTCGTGCGGACCGACCTGGTGGAGATTGCCGGGGCGGCCGTGCACTCGGCGGGCTCCCGGCACCCGGGGGCGGAGTTCCGGCTGGAGACCGACGGGCCGGTACCGGCGGACTGCTGGCCGGACGGCATCCGGATGACCCTGGACAACCTGCTCGACAACGCCGTCCTGCACGGCGCCGCGCCCGTCACGGTGACCGTCGCCGCGGCGGACGGCGCGGCGACCCTCACGGTGTCCGACTCCGGCCACGGTGTCCCGCAGGAGGACCGGGTGGGCGTGTTCGAGCGGTTCCACCGCCGCGCGGACAGTCCCGGCTCGGGTCTGGGCCTGACGCTGGTGGCGGAGGTGGCGGAGCTGCACCGGGGGACCGTCACGATCGGCGGGGAGCCCGGCGGCGGGGCCCGGTTCCAGGTCAGGATCCCCGAGTCGGGCGGGCCGGCGCCGGTGGACTGGCTCAGGATCGGCCCCTGA
- a CDS encoding arylamine N-acetyltransferase family protein, translating to MDERQIDAYLHRIDAARPERVDGAALRELHVRHLRAVPFENLSIHLGEPISLDEDALYDKIVTRRRGGFCYELNGLFAALLTGLGFPVTLLAASVHGRDGLGPPFDHLALRVEADGPWLADVGFGRHSHYPLSLDFPGDQADPDGVFRLVPAAFGDTDVLRDGRGEYRLEARPRDLADFAPTCWWQQTSPDSHFTRSLVCSRLTDTGRVTLSGDTLIHTTGDDRVERVLSGGEVLDTYTREFGFALDRVPTVAAPVG from the coding sequence GTGGACGAGCGACAGATCGACGCGTACCTGCACCGGATCGACGCGGCCCGCCCCGAGCGGGTCGACGGGGCGGCGCTGCGGGAGCTGCACGTGCGGCACCTGCGCGCCGTTCCCTTCGAGAACCTGAGCATCCACCTCGGCGAGCCGATCAGCCTCGACGAGGACGCCCTCTACGACAAGATCGTCACCCGGAGGCGCGGCGGCTTCTGCTACGAACTCAACGGCCTGTTCGCCGCCCTGCTCACCGGCCTGGGCTTCCCCGTCACCCTGCTGGCGGCCTCGGTGCACGGCCGCGACGGGCTCGGGCCGCCGTTCGACCACCTGGCGCTGCGGGTCGAGGCCGATGGGCCGTGGCTCGCCGACGTCGGGTTCGGCCGGCACAGCCACTACCCGCTCAGCCTGGACTTCCCCGGCGACCAGGCCGACCCGGACGGTGTGTTCCGACTGGTGCCGGCGGCGTTCGGCGACACCGACGTGCTCCGCGACGGCCGCGGGGAGTACCGGCTCGAGGCCCGGCCCCGCGACCTCGCCGACTTCGCCCCGACGTGCTGGTGGCAGCAGACGTCCCCCGACTCGCACTTCACCCGGTCACTGGTGTGCTCCCGGCTGACCGACACCGGCCGGGTCACCCTCAGCGGCGACACCCTGATCCACACCACTGGCGACGACCGGGTCGAACGGGTGCTGTCGGGCGGGGAGGTTCTCGACACGTACACAAGGGAGTTCGGGTTCGCACTGGACCGTGTCCCGACCGTGGCCGCTCCCGTAGGCTGA